From Solea senegalensis isolate Sse05_10M linkage group LG19, IFAPA_SoseM_1, whole genome shotgun sequence, the proteins below share one genomic window:
- the LOC122784950 gene encoding inward rectifier potassium channel 2-like: MGSVRSHRYSIVSSEEDGMKLATIAVPNGYGNGNVNKVHTEQHRQSRFVRKDGHCNVQFINMSEKGQRYLADIFTTCVDIRWRWMLLVFCLSFLVSWLFFGFVFWLVALSYGDLESTTQKCVSNVDSFTAAFLFSVETQTTIGYGYRYVTEECPVAVFMVVFQSILGCIIDAFIIGAVMAKMAKPKKRNETLVFSHYATVAMRDGKLCLMWRVGNLRKSHLVEAHVRAQLLRSRTTAEGEFIPLDQVDIDVGFDSGIDRIFLVSPITIVHEIDEDSPFHEMSKQDLETSEFEIVVILEGMVEATAMTTQCRSSYVAGEILWGHRFEPVLFEEKNYYRVDYSRFDNTYEVPSTPTCSARELAEKKSNTSSLRNSFCYENEVALEKVEMEEEFEEDVNRPMSGEEVDAPEYTNSDEVSDSECNLDTVPLESRPLTAESEI; this comes from the coding sequence ATGGGGAGTGTGCGAAGCCACCGCTACAGCATTGTGTCCTCTGAGGAAGACGGCATGAAGCTGGCCACCATCGCCGTCCCGAATGGCTACGGAAATGGCAACGTCAACAAGGTGCACACAGAGCAACATCGTCAGAGCCGCTTCGTTAGGAAAGACGGCCACTGCAATGTGCAGTTTATCAATATGAGTGAAAAGGGCCAGCGGTACCTGGCAGATATCTTCACCACCTGTGTGGACATTCGCTGGCGCTGGATGCTGCTCGtattctgcctttctttcctGGTATCGTGGTTGTTTTTTGGCTTCGTCTTCTGGTTGGTAGCCCTCTCTTACGGGGACTTAGAGAGTACGACTCAGAAGTGTGTCTCCAACGTGGACAGCTTCACCGCTGCGTTCTTGTTCTCGGTGGAGACCCAAACGACAATCGGCTACGGTTATCGCTATGTGACAGAGGAGTGCCCCGTCGCCGTCTTTATGGTCGTCTTCCAAAGTATTTTGGGCTGCATCATTGATGCTTTCATCATTGGTGCTGTCATGGCCAAGATGGCCAAGCCCAAAAAGAGGAACGAGACCCTGGTGTTCAGCCACTACGCTACAGTGGCCATGAGGGACGGCAAACTGTGCCTGATGTGGCGCGTGGGAAACCTGAGAAAGAGTCACTTGGTGGAGGCCCACGTCAGGGCTCAGCTCCTGAGGTCCCGTACCACTGCAGAGGGAGAGTTCATCCCTCTGGATCAGGTGGACATCGACGTGGGCTTCGACAGTGGCATTGACAGAATATTCCTGGTGTCTCCAATCACGATTGTGCATGAGATCGACGAGGACAGCCCCTTCCATGAGATGAGCAAACAGGATTTGGAGACATCAGAGTTTGAGATAGTAGTGATTCTGGAAGGCATGGTGGAGGCCACGGCCATGACCACCCAGTGTCGGAGCTCATACGTGGCAGGCGAGATTTTGTGGGGCCACCGCTTTGAGCCGGTGCTCTTTGAAGAAAAGAACTACTACAGAGTGGACTACTCTCGCTTCGACAACACCTACGAGGTGCCCAGCACGCCCACCTGCAGTGCCAGGGAACTCGCTGAGAAAAAGTCCAACACCTCCAGCTTGAGGAACTCCTTTTGCTACGAGAACGAGGTGGCTCTTGAAAAGGTCGAGATGGAGGAAGAGTTTGAGGAAGACGTGAACAGGCCGATGAGTGGCGAGGAGGTCGACGCACCCGAGTACACCAACTCAGACGAGGTGTCAGACTCTGAATGCAATCTGGACACTGTACCGTTAGAATCAAGACCTCTGACGGCGGAATCAGAAATATGA